Proteins encoded in a region of the Onthophagus taurus isolate NC chromosome 10, IU_Otau_3.0, whole genome shotgun sequence genome:
- the LOC111428210 gene encoding glutamyl aminopeptidase-like, which translates to MSTSDSTSCTKIPEHHLEIKVKPSKKLITFLLSCCFILLIFSACLLTALILIGKFYIHNKSYPPKMNSSRSMVFDQSLKSENLTRSQTEMDETLFRLPEGVTPTHYDLTIRPNLITGVLTGEVIVSVLVSESVQYIVLNSHLLNISKVQIKRNDGESISVRNVAMDERTQTMAIHLNRNIYPGEYFVWISYFGNMKDRLTGMYLSYYTTANNEKRPIASSKFEPTHAREAFPCFDEPDLKATFTVHILKPNLPEYIALSNMPEIKSELTRDGVMVHFQKSVKMSTYLVCFVVCDFDHTANIIHTSTNANNVPFRVFATPEQKSKTEFATAIGKRIIEHFNRYFGIDFPLPKLDMIAIPNFISGAMEHWGLVTFRETSLLYHPEISTTKNMQQVAAVVAHEFVHSWFGNLVTMKWWNDLWLSEGFATYITFKGLDEVLKEQWKMMDQFLVERLHTLLKIDATLSSHPILQHVTKPDEITSIFDTISYNKGGTVLRMLEDAVTDNIFREGVTNYLKKYAYGNAVTDDLWNELGKLVEDVDVVTFMKSWTVQSGYPVVNVKSKNDSFVLTQERFLTDPDAQDRVPSPYNYKWVIPVTYVTDESSTSVLVWFQHDDHEIEIEKPTKAKWVKFNFKQIGMYRVNYEMNHWKTLIDNIHEMETADRAHLIEETFSLAESGRLSYEVPLSLSRYLVNEVQFVPWAAFFYSIKPVIDLMRDSEHFDKLNKYVQFLIKPAYDMYSWDEKPTDTHLDRRARVIILSLACTVGLKHCVQTASKHFIDWLEGKTLRIRQDLREIVYPHGMKHSNVEYWDHLFDRFAAEHDAGEKMRLLHGLASVRDPLYLSKLLELSKTEKYVRRQDYFTLITYIGSNPVGRPIVWDYIRENWLKIVERFTLNDRYLGTIITLTTNLFSTQTKIEEIHSFIAKYPDGGAGENARYLALEQVHNNIKWLRNYKETVENWIANERIKS; encoded by the exons ATGTCGACAAGCGACTCTACAAGTTGTACAAAAATTCCCGAACACCACTTAGAAATTAAAGTGAAACCatcgaagaaattaataacCTTTCTATTATCATGttgctttattttattaattttctccGCGTGTTTATTAACGGCGCTCATTTTAATCGGAAAGTTTTACATTCACAATAAAAGTTATCCCCCAAAAATGAATTCGTCGCGTTCAATGGTGTTTGATCAATCgttaaaaagtgaaaatttaacGAGATCTCAAACGGAAATGGATGAAACACTTTTTAGGCTCCCAGAAGGTGTTACTCCCACTCATTACGATCTTACAATTCGGCCGAATTTGATTACGGGAGTTTTAACTGGAGAGGTGATCGTGAGCGTTTTAGTTTCCGAATCGGTTCaatatatcgttttaaattcgcatttattgaatattagcaaagtgcaaattaaaagGAACGATGGTGAATCAATTTCTGTAAGAAATGTCGCGATGGATGAACGCACTCAAACTATGGCGATACATTTAAATAGGAATATTTATCCCGGTGAATATTTTGTTTGGATTAGTTATTTTGGAAATATGAAAGATAGATTAACCGGGATGTATCTTAGTTATTACACAACAGCTAATAATGAAAAAag aCCCATTGCTAGTTCAAAATTTGAGCCAACACATGCCCGCGAAGCGTTTCCTTGTTTCGACGAACCAGATTTAAAAGCAACATTCACAGTTcacattttaaaaccaaatttaCCCGAATACATCGCCCTATCAAACATGCCAGAAATAAAGAGCGAATTAACCAGAGATGGCGTGATGGTTCATTTccaaaaaagtgttaaaatgtCGACGTACCTCGTCTGTTTCGTCGTTTGCGATTTCGATCACACCGCAAATATAATACACACATCCACGAATGCCAATAACGTTCCGTTTAGGGTGTTTGCAACTCCcgaacaaaaatcaaaaaccgAATTTGCAACCGCTATCGGCAAAAGGATTATCGAACATTTTAATCGATATTTTGGAATCGATTTTCCATTACCAAAATTGGATATGATCGCGATTCCAAATTTTATATCCGGAGCTATGGAGCATTGGGGATTGGTTACGTTTCGAGAAACGAGTCTTTTGTATCACCCCGAAATTAGTACAactaaaaatatgcaacaagtTGCGGCCGTTGTTGCTCACGAGTTTGTACATAGTTGGTTTGGAAATTTAGTAACAATGAAATGGTGGAACGATCTGTGGTTAAGCGAAGGTTTTGCGACTTATATAACGTTTAAAGGATTAGATGAAGTTCTCAAAGAACAATGGAAGATGATGGATCAATTTTTAGTGGAAAGATTACATACTTTACTCAAAATAGACGCCACGTTAAGTTCACATCCAATTTTACAACATGTTACAAAACCGGATGAAATCACTTCGATTTTTGATACGATTTCTTACAACAAAGGAGGCACGGTTTTAAGAATGTTAGAAGATGCCGTTACAGATAACATTTTCAGAGAGGGTGtaactaattatttaaaaaaatatgcttATGGTAATGCGGTAACAGATGATTTATGGAATGAGTTAGGAAAATTAGTCGAAGATGTTGATGTCGTTACGTTTATGAAATCTTGGACCGTACAATCAGGGTATCCCGTTGTTAATGTAAAATCGAAGAACGACAGTTTTGTTTTAACTCAAGAAAGATTTTTAACCGATCCCGATGCTCAAGATAGAGTTCCATCACCttataa ttATAAATGGGTTATTCCAGTTACTTATGTTACGGATGAAAGTTCAACATCTGTATTAGTTTGGTTTCAACATGACGATCATGAaa ttgaaatAGAAAAGCCGACAAAAGCAAAGTgggtaaaatttaattttaaacaaatcggAATGTATCGAGTCAATTACGAAATGAACCATTGGAAGACATTGATCGATAATATCCACGAGATGGAAACCGCAGATCGAGCACATTTAATTGAGGAAACGTTTTCTTTGGCGGAATCTGGACGTTTAAGTTACGAGGTACCCTTAAGTTTATCTAGATATCTTGTAAATGAAGTTCAGTTTGTACCTTGGGCCGCATTTTTCTACTCAATCAAACCGGTTATTGATTTAATGAGAGATTCTGAACATTTCGACAAATTAAAT aaatatgtccaatttttaattaaacctgCTTATGATATGTATTCTTGGGATGAAAAACCAACCGATACTCACTTAGATAg gaGAGCCCGCGTTATTATTCTTAGTTTAGCATGTACGGTGGGTTTAAAACATTGTGTACAAACAGCTTCAAAACACTTTATAGATTGGTTGGAAGGAAAAACTTTGAGGATTCGACAAGATTTACGCGAAATAGTGTATCCCCATG GCATGAAACATAGCAACGTCGAATACTGGGATCATCTTTTCGATCGCTTTGCAGCAGAACACGATGCTGGGGAAAAAATGAGATTATTGCATGGTTTAGCAAGCGTTAGAGACCCTTTGTATTTAAGTAAATTACTTGAATTATCGAAAACGGAAAAGTATGTGAGGCGACAAGATTATTTTACTCTTATTACTTATATAGGTTCGAACCCGGTTGGAAGACCGATTGTTTGGGATTACAtcag agaAAATTGGTTAAAAATAGTTGAAAGATTCACATTAAACGATCGTTATTTAGGAACAATAATAACGTTAACAACGAATTTATTTTCAACTCAAAcgaaaattgaagaaatacATTCGTTTATAGCTAAATATCCAGATGGAGGGGCAGGGGAAAATGCAAGATATTTAGCATTAGAACAAGTTCACAATAATATTAAGTGGTTACGAAATTACAAAGAAACCGTTGAGAATTGGATCGCAAATGAAcgaattaaaagttaa
- the LOC111428306 gene encoding aminopeptidase A-like isoform X2: MNGSAENEPDQNMRPPPIKVRKRSRRKLITFLLSCCVFLAVFCACLLTALVLIGKHYIHNYDPDYFKENVTMKPLPEKNINDYRLPKDVKPITYDITLKPDLKLGVVNGKVNITINVENKRENVIINSYGLNISEVTIQSVATLEQQLVANYVIDNELQRIVIYFKKKFIDFGKYFLTITYDGNIKNKTKGIYLSYYKDENKTKRAMATSKFEPTYARQAFPCFDEPQMKAKFTVHLLIPGDDEKYIALSNMNQDSTERVDNGVLVTFKPSESMSTYLACFIVSDFAYKETSFNDDKVPLRVYATPGQLDKTDYALSVGKGVIEYFNGYFGLDYPLPKLDMAAIPDFVSGAMEHWGLVTFRETALLYDSKISSTANKQRVATVISHELAHSWFGNLVTMNWWNDLWLNEGFASYIEYKGVDAVEPTWNMMDQFVIEDLHNVLKIDSALSSHPIVQTVLTPDEITSIFDTISYSKGASVLRMLENAVTENVFKTGVTNYLNKYKFGNAVTDDFWNELEDLFNDVNVTEFMNTWTMQMGYPVLTVKSDGNKYTLTQKRYLTDQSKAEEAKAIPYNYKWIIPITYVTDKGVSTEVIWLHPDDESVTIEKPSDATWLKFNSRQVGYYRVNYEDGHWNDLINNIKMMDTVDRTHLIEETFRLAESGHISYNIPLDLSKKMADERDYVPWSAFSTVVGEVMRFLQNSNVYTNLQEYVSSLVEPAYKVYGFEEKDTDGHLDRRARSTVLNLACSAGMKECNEQASKLFKDWLDGTESDISQDLRQMVYIYGMKNSPVEYWDKLFDKFANEADAGEKLRLLYGLASIKDPSYLTKLIELASKDETYVRSQDYFSCLAYISYNTIGTPIVWEYVREHWEDLVDRFTLNERNLGTMIPTITQSFSSQTKLDEMEAFFAKYPNAGAGASARLRALETVRNNIKWLSQYKEPVEEWITALSSQKV, from the exons AAAGATGTTAAACCCATAACATACGACATAACGTTAAAACCCGATTTAAAATTAGGTGTGGTGAATGGAAAAGTGAATATAACAATAaacgttgaaaataaacgagaaaatgtaattattaatagttatGGTTTAAATATAAGTGAGGTTACGATTCAAAGTGTAGCTACATTAGAACAACAACTCGTGGCTAATTATGTTATTGATAACGAGTTACAGAGAatcgttatttattttaagaaaaaatttattgattttggaaaatattttttaacgattACTTACGatggaaatattaaaaataaaactaaaggAATTTATCTTAGCTATTATAAAGAcgaaaacaaaactaaaag agcAATGGCAACATCAAAATTCGAACCAACTTACGCTCGACAAGCATTTCCATGTTTCGATGAACCTCAAATGAAGGCAAAGTTCACAGTTCACCTGTTAATACCTGGCGACGATGAAAAATACATCGCTCTATCAAATATGAATCAg GATTCGACTGAGCGTGTCGATAACGGTGTTTTGGTAACATTTAAACCAAGCGAATCAATGTCAACATATTTAGCTTGCTTTATTGTGAGCGATTTTGCTTATAAAGAAACATCGTTTAATGATGACAAAGTACCTTTGAGAGTATACGCAACTCCGGGACAACTGGATAAAACAGATTACGCCCTTTCAGTGGGAAAAGGAGTTATCGAATATTTTAATGGATACTTTGGACTTGATTATCCGTTACCAAAATTAG ATATGGCCGCAATCCCAGATTTTGTATCAGGAGCTATGGAACATTGGGGATTAGTTACTTTTAGAGAAACAGCTTTATTATACGATTCAAAAATAAGTTCAACCGCTAATAAACAAAGAGTGGCGACCGTTATTTCACACGAACTCGCTCACAGTTGGTTCGGAAATTTAGTAACGATGAATTGGTGGAACGATCTTTGGTTAAATGAAGGTTTTGCTTCATACATTGAATACAAAGGTGTCGATGCGGTTGAACCAACTTGGAATATG ATGGATCAATTTGTAATTGAAGATTTACATAAcgttttgaaaatcgattcaGCTTTAAGTTCGCACCCAATCGTTCAAACTGTTCTTACTCCGGATGAAATAACATCGATTTTTGATACGATTTCTTACAGTAAGGGAGCTTCCGTTTTAAGAATGTTAGAAAATgcagttactgaaaatgtatttaaaacggGGGTTACgaattatttgaataaatacaaatttggtAACGCGGTTACTGATGATTTTTGGAACGAACTTGAAGATCTTTTTAATGATGTTAATGTCACTGAGTTTATGAACACTTGGACCATGCAAATGGGTTACCCAGTTTTAACCGTAAAAAGTGATGGTAACAAATATACTTTGACACAAAAGAGATATTTAACCGATCAGAGTAAAGCTGAAGAAGCAAAGGCTATTCCTTACAA TTACAAATGGATTATCCCAATAACTTATGTTACCGATAAAGGAGTTTCTACTGAAGTAATTTGGCTTCATCCTGATGACGAATCAg ttacaatTGAGAAACCATCTGATGCAACGtggttgaaatttaattcccGTCAAGTTGGGTATTACAGAGTAAATTATGAAGATGGGCATTggaatgatttaataaataatataaaaatgatgGATACAGTTGACAGAACGCATTTAATTGAAGAAACATTTAGATTGGCAGAATCCGGTCACATTAGCTACAATATTCCTTTAGATCTCTCTAAAAAGATGGCGGATGAAAGGGATTATGTACCATGGAGTGCGTTTAGTACCGTTGTTGGAGAAGTAATGCGTTTCTTACAAAATTCGAATGTATACACAAATTTACAa GAATATGTTAGTAGTCTTGTTGAACCTGCTTATAAAGTATACggttttgaagaaaaagatacagaTGGTCATTTAGACAG ACGTGCGAGATCGACAGTTTTAAATTTAGCTTGCAGCGCGGGAATGAAAGAATGTAATGAACAAGcttctaaattatttaaagattgGTTAGACGGAACAGAATCGGATATATCTCAGGATTTGCGACAAATGGTTTATATttatg gaATGAAAAATAGCCCTGTTGAGTATTGGGATAAACTCTTCGATAAATTTGCGAACGAAGCAGATGCTGGGGAAAAATTACGTCTTTTATATGGTTTAGCTAGCATTAAAGATCCTTCGTATCTTACAAAACTGATTGAGTTAGCTTCAAAAGATGAAACGTACGTTAGGAGTCAAGATTACTTTTCGTGCTTAGCttatatttcttataacaCTATTGGGACACCAATCGTTTGGGAATATGTTAg agaACACTGGGAAGATTTGGTTGATAGATTTACTTTAAACGAAAGAAATTTAGGTACTATGATTCCAACAATCACTCAATCATTTTCTTCACAAACCAAATTAGATGAG ATGGAAGCGTTTTTCGCAAAATATCCAAATGCTGGAGCTGGAGCTAGTGCTAGATTAAGAGCTTTAGAAACTGTAAGAAATAACATAAAATGGTTGTCGCAGTACAAAGAACCTGTTGAAGAGTGGATAACAGCTTTATCGAgccaaaaagtttaa